The nucleotide sequence CCCGAGGAAGCCACCCGCATTTCCAATCTGTTAAACGGCGCCGTCAATTCCAAGCCGCCGGAATACGGACGCTGCTCGATGCAAACCCAGTATATCCCCGAACAAAACAAACTCCGCATTTCATTATGGGGCGGCATCGAATTCACCGAAGCCGTCATCGCCTCGATTGCGCAGCTATCCCGCAAACCCGGGTAAAAGGAGTGGTCATCATGTCAACCGTCAAAGTATTTAAGTCTGAGGAGTGCAAGCATGCCATCCGAACCCGTTATAATCAAATTCTGTCTGCGTTCCCGTTCGGGCAAAGGTATATTGATACGCCGTTTGCAAAGACCTTTCTGCTCGAATCCGGCAGCCCCGAAAACCCGCCGCTAATTCTTTTACACGGTTCGTGCAGCAACAGCGCGTTTTGGTTTTCCGAGATCATTGCGCTTTCGGCGAAATATCACGTCTTTGCCGCCGATATCCCGGGCGAGGCCGGAAACAGTGAAGAAAATCGCCTTACCCTTCAATCGGACGAATACGCCGACTGGCTGAAAGCGGTCTTTGACGCGCTCTTGATCAAAAGCGCGGTCGTGATGGGCAATTCGCTCGGCAGCTGGATGGCGCTCAAATTCGCAGTCAAATACCCGGAATGCGTTTCAAAGCTGATCCTTATCGCCCCGTCGGGACTGTCAGCGCAAAATGCCGCCATCCTCGAAAAGGCAAAGCAGGCCGCTGAGAAAAACGAGGCCCTCACAATGGATTCCTCGATCTCGCAGGGCATCAAACTGCCGAAAGAGGTTTTGGAATTCATTAATTTGATTGTCTCGGGTTATTTCCCGATCGCCGAGGAACTTCCCGCCTTTTCGGACGAACAGCTCAAGCGGCTCACCATGCCGGTTTTGTTCCTCGCCGGGAAACTCGACGTCATGGTCAACGCGCCCGAAGCCGCAAAACGGCTAGGCAAACTGCTTCCCCACGCCGAAATTCACCTGCTCGAAAATACGGGCCATATGGTGATCAACTCTTTGGAATACGTGATCCCGTTTCTTGCGAAAGCATCATAAACAGCCGGTGGATCGCCAATACCGAAAAGGGGCGCTGTGCGCCCCTTTGCTGTTGCGTAATGTCGTTTCCCCCGTCTTAGTTTTTCGCTCATCCGGAGAGGGGTACGATACAGGATTATTTTTGCCGCCTTTTTATGCTCAAAAGGATGATGACCACGACCAACAGAATAATTACGGCTGCTCCGATGATAAGCAGCGCATTCTGCCGCACCGTTTCGGCAATCGTCGCTGTCACCGAACGCTCTTCCTGTGACAAAACGCCGGACGTCACGCTGTCGGAGGTTATCGCATCAACGGGTTCGCCCGGATTTTCGGAAACGGCGGAAACCGTCTGTTCGGACGATTTCGCTTTGGAACTCACTGCGGATTTTGTCGCGGAAGCCGCTGAAGCTGTGCTTGCGGCGGATGACGGAGCTTTGGAACTCGCGGCGCCCGAACTTCCCGATAAAGAAGATCCGCTGCCCGAAGATGCCGGACTGCTTGAAGCAAGCGCTGTCTTCGCGGTGACAAAGACCTTTTGGCTGCCCAAATTCGAATCGGCCTCAAAAACGGCGACAACGGCATAATAATAGAGCGTATTCGGCATCAGATTGGCGTCGTGATACGAGACCTCGTGCCCCGTTCCCGCAATCAGCTGATAATTCACACCGTCGGTGCAGCGATAAACCGCATAATAACTCTCTTTCGCGGAATTATCCTTCCAGGTCAAATCCGCGGTCGTCGAGGTGATTGCGGTATTCAGGCCGGTCGGCGCTTTCAGGCGAAAAGGCACCGGGTATTCACCCGTGACCGAAGTTGTCTCGTCGATGTCGTTAAAAGCAAACAAACGGTAGATATAATACCTGCCCTCGAGATCGGGGGAGATTTCGCTGTCGGCAAAGGTCTCGGAGTTCGCGTTCAGCGTCTTGATCAGTTTGAATGACGTGCTACCGGCCGAGTCGCGCCTATAGATTTTAAACCCGTTCTCATTGTCGGACTTGTCATTCCAGGTGATTGTGACTTTGGTCGGCTCGGTCTCCGAATCTTTTGCTGCGGTCAGATCGGTCGGCGGTTTGGGGGCCGAATCGGTGACTGCGGAGGAGATAACTTCACTTTTGCTCTCTCCGGCC is from Oscillospiraceae bacterium and encodes:
- a CDS encoding alpha/beta hydrolase, which encodes MSTVKVFKSEECKHAIRTRYNQILSAFPFGQRYIDTPFAKTFLLESGSPENPPLILLHGSCSNSAFWFSEIIALSAKYHVFAADIPGEAGNSEENRLTLQSDEYADWLKAVFDALLIKSAVVMGNSLGSWMALKFAVKYPECVSKLILIAPSGLSAQNAAILEKAKQAAEKNEALTMDSSISQGIKLPKEVLEFINLIVSGYFPIAEELPAFSDEQLKRLTMPVLFLAGKLDVMVNAPEAAKRLGKLLPHAEIHLLENTGHMVINSLEYVIPFLAKAS